The Terriglobales bacterium genome includes a region encoding these proteins:
- a CDS encoding Gfo/Idh/MocA family oxidoreductase, whose product MKIGLIGGGNISNTHARAARAIAGVEVTAVYGANKNKVDQLSRDWGATAYSDFETFLGHPSMEMVIIGGPSGLHASQGIAAAHHGLHVLVEKPIDISTERADALIAECRKAEVKLGVIFQDRFKPDICRLRQFIQDGALGRPLLADARVKWYRPPEYYRDSRWRGTWALDGGGALMNQGVHTVDLLLWLMGDIKNIKANTRTMLHEIETEDTALALLEFSSGALGVLQATTAAYPGYPRRVEITGSEGTVILEHDSIVSADLRKKPEGLISENMRDQNPSASSPLVSDVRGHQRAIEDFIRAIREDGKPRCDGTDGRRSLAVIEEIYRLSGRPVPFE is encoded by the coding sequence ATGAAGATCGGTTTGATCGGCGGTGGGAACATCAGCAATACACATGCCCGCGCCGCGCGCGCAATTGCTGGAGTAGAAGTCACAGCCGTCTATGGCGCGAACAAGAACAAAGTTGATCAGCTGAGCCGCGACTGGGGCGCCACAGCTTACAGCGACTTCGAAACATTTCTTGGGCACCCTTCCATGGAGATGGTGATCATTGGCGGCCCCTCGGGTTTGCATGCCAGCCAGGGAATTGCGGCAGCGCATCACGGATTGCATGTGCTGGTGGAAAAACCCATTGATATCAGCACCGAGCGCGCCGATGCGCTGATTGCTGAATGCAGGAAAGCGGAAGTGAAGCTAGGGGTAATCTTTCAGGACCGCTTCAAGCCGGATATTTGCCGGCTTCGGCAATTCATTCAAGACGGCGCATTAGGCCGGCCGTTGCTGGCGGATGCGCGCGTGAAGTGGTACCGGCCTCCGGAGTATTACCGCGACTCGCGCTGGCGTGGGACCTGGGCGCTCGACGGTGGAGGCGCACTGATGAATCAAGGCGTGCACACGGTTGACTTGCTGCTCTGGCTCATGGGAGACATCAAAAACATAAAAGCCAACACTCGAACCATGCTGCATGAGATCGAGACCGAAGATACCGCTCTTGCTCTGCTCGAATTTTCCAGTGGTGCGCTGGGAGTGCTGCAGGCCACGACGGCCGCCTATCCGGGATATCCTCGCCGCGTGGAGATTACAGGCTCTGAAGGTACCGTCATTCTTGAACACGACAGCATCGTAAGCGCCGATCTGCGGAAAAAACCTGAGGGCTTGATCAGCGAAAACATGCGCGACCAGAACCCAAGCGCCTCTTCACCCCTGGTGAGCGACGTCCGCGGACATCAACGCGCCATTGAAGATTTCATTCGCGCCATTCGAGAGGACGGAAAGCCGCGCTGCGACGGCACTGACGGCCGGCGCAGCCTGGCTGTGATTGAAGAGATTTACCGACTTTCTGGCCGGCCTGTACCTTTTGAGTAG
- a CDS encoding redoxin domain-containing protein, producing MKSPFKIAVYGVKIAGLVAFALLLSVVGQAQDKPVHESGDVPAILKIGAQAPDFNLPGTDGKMHKLSDYASSKVLVIVFTCDHCPVAQMYEKRIKQLAADYRDRGVALVAINPNDPKAVHLSEMGHTDLGDSLEDMKLRAQYRNFNYPYLSDGVNQAVALKYGPTATPHAFVFDAQRTLQYEGRIDNSTREELATKHETRDAIEALLSGKPVAVTSAPAVGCSTKWAYKEAGAQAEIGESEREPVNVEMASVDQIKALRANIGTGKLLLVNFWATWCEPCAVEFPELQKMVRQYKKRAVDIVTVSINNPDEKKFVQSFLEEHHAINRNLLFAGTDSADAVSAFGTGWSGGVPYTVLIGANGEVLFKTQGAINAVEVRRAILKNLPDDRYIGQQAYWNSTF from the coding sequence ATGAAGTCGCCGTTCAAAATTGCGGTCTATGGCGTAAAGATTGCCGGCCTGGTTGCGTTTGCACTCCTCCTGAGTGTGGTGGGGCAGGCACAGGACAAGCCCGTGCACGAGAGCGGAGACGTTCCCGCGATTCTCAAGATCGGAGCACAAGCGCCGGATTTCAATCTGCCGGGCACGGATGGCAAGATGCATAAGCTGAGCGACTACGCCTCCAGCAAGGTGCTCGTCATCGTGTTCACCTGTGATCATTGCCCGGTGGCCCAGATGTATGAAAAGCGGATCAAGCAGCTTGCGGCCGACTATCGTGACCGCGGCGTGGCGCTGGTTGCTATCAATCCCAACGATCCCAAGGCAGTGCACTTGAGCGAGATGGGCCACACCGACCTGGGAGATTCGCTTGAAGATATGAAGCTTCGCGCCCAGTACCGCAACTTCAACTATCCTTATTTATCCGACGGCGTTAACCAGGCGGTCGCGCTGAAGTACGGACCCACGGCTACCCCGCACGCATTTGTGTTCGACGCGCAGCGAACCTTGCAGTACGAAGGCCGCATTGATAACAGTACCCGTGAAGAGTTGGCGACCAAGCACGAGACCAGAGATGCCATCGAGGCGTTGCTTTCCGGAAAGCCGGTGGCGGTAACCAGCGCTCCGGCTGTGGGCTGCTCCACCAAGTGGGCTTACAAAGAGGCGGGAGCACAGGCAGAAATCGGTGAATCTGAGCGGGAGCCGGTGAACGTCGAGATGGCCTCGGTTGATCAGATCAAGGCGTTGCGGGCGAACATCGGCACCGGCAAACTGTTGCTGGTGAACTTCTGGGCCACGTGGTGCGAACCTTGTGCCGTGGAATTTCCCGAGCTGCAGAAGATGGTTCGTCAGTACAAGAAGCGCGCGGTGGATATCGTTACAGTCAGCATCAACAACCCAGACGAGAAGAAGTTCGTGCAGTCATTCCTGGAAGAGCACCACGCCATCAACCGGAACTTGTTGTTTGCCGGCACCGACTCGGCTGACGCGGTATCCGCGTTCGGAACCGGTTGGAGCGGCGGCGTTCCCTATACGGTACTGATCGGCGCAAATGGCGAAGTTCTTTTCAAAACCCAGGGCGCCATAAACGCCGTGGAGGTACGGCGTGCAATCCTCAAGAACCTGCCGGACGACCGCTACATTGGGCAGCAGGCTTATTGGAACAGCACTTTCTAA
- a CDS encoding sugar phosphate isomerase/epimerase, which yields MGFKVSRREFIGSLGIAAAATVASSIPAYKAISAAPPDIRIGYAAITWGDKERQAIDDISSLGYRGIQLRANAIRDFQSAELRDLLQQHQLTMVALSSGEVHVDPALEAQDIALHAANAKFLHDVGGLYLQVLDQEPKSQAITAADYKQLGRLITEIGKRTADLGITLGYHNHMNSVSERPEGLDRLMDSSDPRYVKLEMDIAHYQAGGGDPAKVIEKYRDRLLFLHIKDLGEPGPNSADPRNAENFLELGRGKVDLPAVFAALHKIKFRGWAVVELDHEPDKSRTPKESALISKKYLEERLGLTV from the coding sequence ATGGGATTCAAAGTCTCGCGTCGTGAATTTATCGGCAGCCTGGGCATCGCGGCTGCTGCGACTGTCGCATCGTCAATTCCCGCGTACAAAGCCATCAGCGCTGCGCCACCGGATATCCGTATTGGATATGCCGCCATCACCTGGGGCGACAAAGAAAGACAGGCCATAGACGACATCTCTTCGCTCGGTTATCGCGGCATCCAGCTCCGGGCCAACGCCATAAGAGATTTCCAGTCCGCCGAGTTGCGCGACCTGCTGCAGCAACACCAGCTCACCATGGTTGCACTTTCCAGCGGCGAAGTGCATGTTGATCCGGCATTGGAGGCACAGGATATTGCCTTGCACGCTGCGAATGCAAAGTTTTTGCACGATGTAGGAGGGCTTTACCTTCAGGTCCTTGACCAAGAGCCAAAAAGCCAGGCCATTACGGCCGCTGACTACAAGCAGTTGGGCCGCTTGATAACCGAGATCGGCAAGCGTACCGCCGATTTGGGCATCACGCTGGGATATCACAATCATATGAACTCGGTCAGCGAGCGCCCGGAAGGTCTCGATCGGTTGATGGATTCGAGCGATCCACGCTACGTGAAATTAGAGATGGATATTGCGCATTACCAGGCGGGCGGAGGCGATCCAGCCAAGGTAATTGAGAAGTATCGCGACCGGCTGCTCTTTCTTCATATCAAGGATTTGGGTGAGCCGGGGCCAAATTCCGCAGATCCAAGAAATGCTGAGAACTTCCTTGAGCTTGGACGCGGCAAAGTAGACCTGCCTGCCGTGTTTGCTGCTCTGCACAAAATCAAGTTCCGCGGCTGGGCGGTGGTCGAGCTGGACCATGAGCCCGATAAATCCAGAACGCCGAAAGAGTCGGCGCTGATCAGCAAGAAGTATCTTGAAGAGAGGCTGGGATTGACAGTATGA
- a CDS encoding VOC family protein: protein MNRIAIFLFVSILLTTLRAADEVKRPHVLGISHMALYVSDLQKARAFYKDFLGFEEPYTLKRDDGTDRIAFIKINEDQYLELFAEDPKQDGVHLNHISFFTDSAEGMRTYLASKGIKVPEKVGKGKIGNSNFNITDPDGHTVEIVQYEPDSWTRREKGKHLPETRISTHMPHVGVTVRHLDLSQKFYGDILGFQEFWRGSSSGKILSWVNMRVPDGNDYLELMLYSNPPDARETGVKNHVCLMTPDIEKAVAALEASPARKNYGQKIEIRTGVNGKRQANLFDPDGTRIELMEPNTASGKPVPPSTAPPPE, encoded by the coding sequence ATGAACCGAATAGCAATTTTTCTATTTGTATCAATTCTTCTTACCACCCTGCGGGCGGCCGATGAGGTAAAGCGTCCGCACGTTCTCGGTATTTCTCACATGGCGCTATACGTCAGCGATTTGCAGAAGGCTCGTGCATTCTATAAGGATTTTCTTGGGTTTGAAGAGCCTTATACGTTGAAACGTGACGACGGCACCGACCGCATAGCATTTATCAAAATTAACGAAGACCAATACCTGGAACTGTTTGCAGAAGACCCCAAGCAGGATGGAGTCCACCTGAATCACATCTCTTTCTTTACTGATTCGGCGGAAGGCATGCGTACGTATCTCGCCTCCAAGGGCATCAAGGTGCCTGAAAAAGTTGGCAAAGGCAAGATTGGCAATTCCAACTTTAATATTACCGATCCCGACGGGCACACGGTAGAGATCGTGCAATACGAGCCCGATAGCTGGACCAGGCGCGAAAAGGGAAAGCACCTGCCCGAGACGCGCATTTCCACTCACATGCCGCATGTGGGCGTGACGGTGCGTCATCTTGATCTGTCGCAGAAGTTTTACGGCGACATTCTCGGCTTCCAGGAGTTCTGGAGGGGCAGCTCTTCGGGCAAGATATTGAGCTGGGTCAATATGCGCGTCCCGGATGGAAATGATTACCTCGAACTCATGCTCTACTCCAATCCGCCCGATGCTAGAGAGACGGGAGTGAAGAACCATGTTTGCCTGATGACACCCGATATCGAGAAGGCGGTGGCTGCCTTGGAAGCGAGTCCGGCGCGCAAGAACTATGGCCAGAAGATTGAGATCAGGACTGGGGTGAACGGGAAGCGTCAGGCGAACTTATTTGATCCGGATGGAACCCGCATCGAGTTGATGGAGCCAAATACTGCCAGCGGAAAGCCGGTGCCTCCTTCCACGGCGCCGCCACCGGAATAG
- a CDS encoding sugar phosphate isomerase/epimerase family protein: protein MQIYNSSPLQWHKNNHIMKLNHNRRDFLKSASVLPLAAAAGLGLGGLSALAETQPIKRLGGSMLKVSLNAYSFSKMLNDKVKRHGSGIDLFELVDFCAKYNFDGFDATGYFFPGYPDVPSDDYVNDLKRKAFEFGIGISGSGVRNNFTLPDKAKRAADVEHIKQWVEVASRMGAPVLRVFADTQMKNLSWEQVAKGYTWDQVADWIAADLRECAAHGKKYGVIIGVQNHGDFLKTGDHLLKLINLVDSEWCGAIVDTGYFKSKDPYADMAKVAPYAVNWQVKQSAFGAESDVPLDLKRFIRIVRSSGYRGYLPIETLSAKGKDYDPFTVVPKFLAELRQAIAETA from the coding sequence ATGCAGATATACAACAGCTCTCCACTGCAATGGCACAAAAATAATCACATCATGAAACTCAATCACAATCGTAGGGACTTTCTCAAAAGTGCGAGCGTGCTTCCGCTCGCGGCTGCCGCAGGCCTCGGCCTCGGTGGGCTTTCCGCTCTCGCCGAGACGCAGCCAATCAAGAGGCTGGGCGGGTCTATGCTCAAGGTTTCGCTCAATGCATATTCCTTCAGCAAAATGCTGAATGACAAGGTCAAACGCCACGGTTCGGGGATCGACTTATTCGAACTCGTTGACTTCTGCGCCAAGTATAATTTTGACGGATTCGATGCCACCGGGTATTTTTTCCCGGGATATCCCGATGTGCCCAGCGATGACTATGTGAACGACCTCAAACGCAAAGCCTTCGAATTTGGCATCGGCATCAGCGGGTCGGGCGTCCGCAACAACTTTACCCTGCCCGACAAAGCCAAGCGGGCCGCCGATGTAGAGCACATCAAGCAATGGGTCGAGGTCGCGTCGCGCATGGGTGCTCCGGTGCTGCGCGTATTTGCTGATACCCAGATGAAAAACTTGAGCTGGGAGCAGGTGGCCAAAGGTTACACTTGGGACCAGGTTGCAGACTGGATAGCGGCCGACCTGCGAGAGTGTGCGGCACACGGCAAGAAATATGGCGTAATCATTGGGGTGCAGAATCACGGAGACTTTCTCAAAACGGGTGATCATCTTTTGAAGCTCATCAACCTGGTCGACTCCGAGTGGTGCGGTGCCATCGTGGATACCGGCTACTTCAAATCGAAGGACCCATACGCCGACATGGCCAAAGTAGCACCCTATGCCGTGAACTGGCAGGTGAAGCAAAGCGCGTTTGGCGCGGAAAGCGATGTGCCGCTTGATCTGAAAAGATTTATCCGCATTGTCCGCTCGTCGGGCTACCGCGGCTATCTTCCGATTGAAACACTCTCCGCAAAGGGAAAGGATTATGATCCTTTTACGGTGGTGCCGAAGTTCCTTGCTGAACTCCGGCAGGCGATTGCAGAGACAGCCTGA
- a CDS encoding TonB-dependent receptor codes for MRTNTKTVALLFVALLTFMLAGIGMAQEPTATLVGRVTDTSHASILDAEIKIRNVNTNQVRTARSGSGGEYTVSNLLPGVYEVTIDKAGFKQLREANLELKADQTARLDAPLELGAVSQTIEVNAQVPLINTETSSKGDVVAPQEIAEIPLNGRDFNDLAFTVPGVQPGEQGAKGSAYVTNGARADASNVIIDGFNDQSARDAGVQVSPPLDALQEFKFQTSGYSAEYGRLAGGVVNMLLKSGGNRLHASLFEFVRNDMFDARNFFDLTTKNKLRRNQFGGTLTGPVVIPKLYNGHDRTFFMVSWESQRQVQGSPSITVVPTLLERQGNFSQSKGTLKSPFKSGSCKTFTGSQIPATCISPVSQALLNLYPLPNLDPLLNGGSNYIANNNNVDNYDNFVLKVDQRLGEKDNLSVHVIHRSSDSINPTSGSPLGTFGSTTRRGDAIYGISETRIFTPTLINEFHVGLTRSTSHQVSADAGTNFAAQLGIPGTTNNPALEGFPSFSITGFATVGDSHFNPIRFTVNSYDLSDVVTWNKGKHTIKIGGEILRVGYFQPTNDGFNGVFSFKKTFSGVPFADFLLGLPDTTTLKTGTVTNHIFSNNYAIYVQDDYKVLPSLTLNLGVRYEVPVAPYEKDGQFSNYVPATGKVILGSAATVPNLASILAGVGLTGQVGVASDFGLPKSTVHTDYKAVAPRIGFAWRPFNNNQTVVRGGYGIFYTGSRLSAIRTDISGGFPFSVSQTFTGSTSNPGQITLSNPFPSALAKDQGILTPTGFAVNAPEPYLQSWNFTIERELGKGVAIEAGYTGSKGTHLGRKYDINQQLRNQNPQLALADGTCPACPRPFSNFYGDIEFYSFGATSNYNAGTVTLRKQSHNGLSFRANYTYGKSIDENSGLNYAGDGGFKGFAQDSLNLRSERGRSDFDIRHVFSTSVIYQLPFTRNIFVRGWQLAGTGTAYSGQPFTPVQTQGFSVDKGQPTRPDRIASGTLSNPSHLAWFNLAAFQIVPLTAFRYGNSGRNILDGPGSLAINLSVSRNFSISEYGRLQFRWEAFNLTNHTNFQLPNTSIDTAAGGSITKANAARVMQLALIYRF; via the coding sequence ATGAGGACTAATACTAAGACAGTTGCCTTGCTGTTCGTAGCGCTTCTCACCTTCATGCTGGCTGGCATAGGGATGGCGCAGGAGCCCACAGCGACCCTGGTGGGTCGAGTTACAGACACCTCGCACGCGTCAATTCTTGACGCTGAAATCAAGATACGCAACGTGAACACCAACCAGGTTCGCACCGCGCGAAGCGGGAGTGGCGGAGAATACACCGTTTCCAACCTGTTACCCGGGGTCTATGAAGTAACCATTGACAAGGCCGGCTTCAAGCAACTACGTGAGGCTAACCTGGAATTGAAAGCCGACCAAACGGCGCGCCTTGATGCTCCTCTGGAACTAGGGGCAGTCTCGCAGACTATTGAAGTCAATGCCCAAGTGCCTCTCATCAACACCGAGACCTCTTCTAAGGGCGATGTTGTTGCGCCGCAGGAGATCGCGGAGATCCCGTTGAATGGAAGGGATTTCAACGATTTGGCCTTCACCGTTCCGGGAGTTCAGCCCGGCGAACAAGGAGCCAAGGGCTCGGCCTATGTTACGAATGGCGCCCGCGCCGACGCCAGCAACGTCATCATTGACGGGTTCAACGACCAGAGTGCCCGCGATGCCGGCGTGCAGGTCAGCCCGCCGCTCGATGCCCTGCAGGAATTCAAGTTTCAGACCTCCGGATACTCGGCGGAATACGGACGCCTGGCCGGGGGCGTGGTCAACATGCTGCTCAAGTCGGGGGGCAACCGGCTTCACGCTTCGCTCTTTGAGTTTGTGCGCAACGATATGTTCGATGCACGCAATTTCTTCGACTTGACGACCAAGAACAAACTCCGTCGCAACCAGTTCGGAGGCACACTCACCGGTCCGGTGGTGATTCCCAAGCTGTACAACGGTCATGACCGCACGTTTTTCATGGTGAGCTGGGAAAGCCAGCGGCAGGTACAAGGCTCTCCTTCCATCACCGTTGTGCCCACTCTGCTCGAGCGCCAGGGAAATTTTTCGCAATCCAAGGGGACGCTGAAGTCTCCGTTCAAAAGCGGGTCCTGCAAGACCTTTACCGGCAGCCAGATTCCGGCCACATGCATCAGTCCGGTATCGCAGGCGTTGCTGAACCTCTATCCTCTTCCCAACCTTGACCCTCTTCTCAACGGAGGCAGCAATTACATCGCGAATAACAACAACGTCGATAATTACGACAACTTTGTGCTTAAGGTAGACCAGAGACTGGGCGAGAAAGACAATCTTTCTGTGCATGTAATCCATCGCTCTTCAGACTCTATTAATCCTACTTCTGGCTCTCCGCTGGGGACTTTCGGCAGTACCACGCGCCGCGGCGACGCAATCTACGGCATTTCCGAGACGCGAATTTTTACCCCAACTCTGATCAATGAGTTCCATGTAGGACTCACGCGCAGTACCAGCCATCAGGTCAGCGCTGATGCCGGAACCAACTTTGCGGCGCAGCTTGGGATCCCCGGAACCACCAATAACCCGGCCCTGGAAGGCTTCCCCAGTTTCAGCATCACGGGTTTCGCCACCGTGGGCGACAGCCATTTCAATCCGATCCGGTTTACCGTCAATAGTTACGACTTAAGTGATGTGGTGACCTGGAACAAGGGAAAGCACACTATCAAAATCGGCGGCGAGATCTTGCGCGTGGGTTACTTCCAGCCGACTAACGACGGATTCAACGGTGTCTTCTCGTTCAAGAAGACATTTAGCGGCGTCCCGTTTGCGGATTTTCTTCTCGGCCTTCCCGATACCACCACTCTGAAAACCGGCACGGTAACCAACCATATTTTCAGCAACAACTATGCGATCTACGTTCAGGACGACTACAAAGTCCTTCCCAGCCTGACTCTCAACCTGGGTGTGCGGTATGAAGTCCCAGTTGCGCCTTATGAAAAAGACGGGCAATTTTCAAACTATGTTCCCGCTACGGGAAAGGTGATCCTGGGCAGCGCTGCGACCGTGCCCAACCTGGCTTCCATCCTTGCCGGCGTGGGACTTACCGGCCAGGTGGGAGTGGCGAGCGACTTTGGACTGCCGAAGTCCACAGTTCACACCGACTATAAGGCCGTGGCGCCACGCATAGGCTTTGCCTGGCGGCCGTTCAATAACAACCAAACTGTAGTACGGGGCGGTTATGGCATCTTCTATACCGGGTCGAGATTGAGCGCTATCCGCACCGATATCTCCGGCGGCTTTCCGTTTTCCGTTAGCCAAACCTTTACAGGATCAACCAGCAATCCCGGTCAGATAACCCTTTCCAATCCGTTTCCGTCCGCGCTGGCCAAGGATCAGGGCATACTTACCCCAACCGGGTTTGCCGTGAACGCGCCCGAGCCTTACCTGCAAAGCTGGAACTTCACCATCGAACGCGAATTGGGTAAAGGCGTGGCCATCGAGGCAGGTTACACCGGATCGAAAGGGACGCATTTAGGGCGAAAATACGACATCAATCAGCAGTTGCGGAACCAAAATCCACAGTTGGCGTTGGCCGACGGCACCTGTCCTGCTTGTCCCCGTCCGTTTTCAAATTTCTATGGTGATATCGAGTTTTACTCTTTCGGGGCCACTTCCAATTACAACGCGGGCACTGTGACTTTGCGCAAACAGTCTCACAATGGCCTGTCTTTCCGCGCCAACTACACCTACGGTAAATCCATCGATGAAAACTCAGGCCTGAACTACGCGGGGGATGGCGGCTTCAAAGGCTTTGCCCAGGACTCGCTGAATCTGAGAAGCGAACGAGGACGCTCGGACTTCGACATCCGCCATGTCTTCAGCACCAGCGTCATCTACCAGCTTCCCTTTACCAGAAATATTTTCGTGCGCGGCTGGCAACTTGCCGGCACTGGGACAGCGTACAGCGGCCAACCCTTCACGCCTGTGCAAACGCAAGGCTTCTCAGTAGACAAGGGCCAACCCACTCGCCCCGACCGTATCGCCAGCGGCACCCTGTCCAACCCATCTCACCTGGCGTGGTTCAATCTTGCCGCCTTTCAGATCGTTCCGCTCACTGCTTTTCGTTACGGCAACTCTGGGCGGAACATTCTCGATGGCCCCGGCTCTCTTGCCATCAATCTATCGGTATCCAGGAATTTCAGCATCAGTGAGTACGGCAGATTGCAGTTCCGCTGGGAAGCGTTCAACCTCACGAACCATACGAACTTCCAGCTTCCCAACACTTCAATTGATACCGCTGCCGGCGGCAGCATTACCAAGGCCAATGCTGCGCGCGTCATGCAATTGGCCCTGATCTACAGATTTTGA